GAGCGTATCCAACACAGCCTCCACGGTGACCGCCTCTTCCGTCTCATGCCAGCAGTCATAGTCCGTGACCAAGGCCAATGTGGCATAACACAGCTCCGCCTCACGTGCCAGCTTCGCTTCCGGCATATTGGTCATCCCAATCACGTCAACGCCCCATTGACGGTACAGCCGTGATTCCGCCTTGGTCGAAAACTGCGGCCCCTCCATGCACACGTAGGTGCCACCCGGGTGTAGCGTGGCCCCGACCCGTTCACCGGCAGAGCACAACGCTTGACTTAATTCCCTACAAATCGGTTCACCAAACGCAACATGCGCGACAAGACCGCGCTCAAAAAACGTCGAGACGCGGCGTTTCGTGAGGTCGATGAATTGATCAGGCACGACGACGTGCCCTGGATGAATCGACTCCTTCATGCTGCCGACAGCACTGACCGAAATGACGTGCGACACCCCGAGGGACTTGAGCGCAAAAATATTCGCGCGATAATTAATTTCACTTGGATTGAGCAGATGCCCCTGTCCATGGCGCGACAGAAACGCCACCCGAATTCCCTCGAGCGTGCCCACCCTGATGACATCGGAGGGGGCTCCGAAGGGCGTACGCACTCGAATCGAGCGAGCGCCTGTCAGGCCTTCTATTTCGTACAGCCCACTTCCCCCGATCACCCCAACCGCTACCCGCTCATGCTGTTTCTTGCTTGGCATACCAGTCCTTTTCTTATTATGTCCGTCATGCTAACGAGTGCTTTGGGGCCTCATGGCCGTGCAGAAATTGTTCGATCCGTGTGATGACTCGCCGCCCCACTTGTTCAAACGCCTCACCCTCATCAATCAAGAACCACTCGACACCGGGCTCCTTTCGAAACCAGGTCATCTGCCGCTTCGCAAACCGTCTGGTATCACGTTTGAATAGACGTACCATTTCCACTTCATCACATTCGTTTGCCAAATAGGCGCCGATGTGACGATACCCGAGTCCTTTCATTGCCCCAAGCTCACGTCCGTATCCCCGCTCGAGCAGCGAGCGCGTCTCTTCTACCATCCCATGAGCCAACTGCCAATCGATTCGTTCATCGATTCTTCGATAGAGCGTCTCCGTGGTCCGCTGAAGCCCGATCAACAGCGGAGAAAACGATTCTTCCTGAAACCGGTGTTCATCCTGCATCTCGGACATCAAGCGTCCTGACAACCGAAACACCTCCAGAGCCCGCATCACCTTCGACTCATCGTTCGGATGCAATCGGGCCGCTGCGGCAGGATCGACTCGCGTCAATTCGGCATACAGACCCTGTCGTCCCGCCTGCTCCTTCAACTCCTTGAGGGCCGCCCTCACGATCGGATCAGCTTGCGGCGCCGGACACAACCCTCTGACCAACGTTCTGATGTAGAGGCCGGTCCCGCCAACAACGAAGGGCAGCCGGTTGGCGACGTATAACCGCTCGATATGCTCCAGTGCGGCACGTCGATACCACCCGGTATTGAACGTTTCATCTGGACTCGCCAGATCCAGCAGCTGATGCGGCACCACCTGCCGATCCTCGACGGTCGGCTTGTCCGTGCCAATATCCATCCCACGATACACCTGACGCGAATCTGCCGTCAGAATCTCGGTGTTCAAGTACTTGGCCACCTGTATCGCGACTCGGCTTTTTCCAACGGCGGTTGGCCCCAGCAGGACGACTAAGGGCCGGTGACGACGTGCCATCTCCACATCCATGGTCAGATCACTGCCGATCAGGAGAGAACCTCTGCGTTCCGCAACATCCATCGAACAGAGATTACCGCTTGATCCCGCATGACCTACCAACCGACGCGTCCGAACATTTTTTCAAGATCGTCGGTACTGAGCCGAAACGACGTTCGTCTTCCATGGGGACAGGTGGTGATCTCTCCCTCTGACCGCCACTCCGCGACCAATACCTTGATTTCATCCGGTTTCATAGATCGCCCTGCCCGAACAGCGCTATGACAGGCCAACGATGCCAGTACCGATCGTACTCGAGCTTCAAGAGCCGGAACTCGCTCCCATTGCTGTAAGTCCTCAAGGAGGTCCTCCAAAAACACTTTCGGATCAACAGGCCCAAGCCCAACTGGGGCCGATCGGAGCAAAACGGTGGTCGCGCCGAACGGCTCAATCTCAAGCCCCAATTTCTCAAGATCCTCCTGATACCGTTGGATCAAGGCCGAATGACCCGGGGATACATCCAATGGATCAGGGAGGAGCAGCGGTTGGGTCTGAAGACTGCGGGCCGTCCACGCCCGATAGAGTCGTTCAAACAGAACCCGTTCATGGGCGGTATGTTGATCAACCACCACTAAGTCTCCACCAACTTGAGCGACCAAGAAGGTCCGATTGATCTGTCCCAATGCCACGACTTCCCCGGCAGGGACTCGGACATACGATTCCGCCGCTTCACTGACGAACGCCAGCTGCATCTCGGAACCTGGCCCCGGAAAGGATACCGCCTCTGTCGGAAGAGACGTGGCCATCCTCGAAGGATCCGGCCACGAAACAGCAACAGACGGAGTAACTTGGTCTACTTTCACAGAGTCGCCAGGCTCCGGTGCGCTCCCTTCGCCGCTCAGCCGTTGACGAACTGCCCGTCGAACAAGCTGATGGACAAACTCATTGTCCGAAAAACGCACTTCCCGTTTCGTCGGATGCACGTTGACATCCAC
This window of the Nitrospira sp. genome carries:
- the mtnP gene encoding S-methyl-5'-thioadenosine phosphorylase, with amino-acid sequence MPSKKQHERVAVGVIGGSGLYEIEGLTGARSIRVRTPFGAPSDVIRVGTLEGIRVAFLSRHGQGHLLNPSEINYRANIFALKSLGVSHVISVSAVGSMKESIHPGHVVVPDQFIDLTKRRVSTFFERGLVAHVAFGEPICRELSQALCSAGERVGATLHPGGTYVCMEGPQFSTKAESRLYRQWGVDVIGMTNMPEAKLAREAELCYATLALVTDYDCWHETEEAVTVEAVLDTLHRNVALAKEILRTVMPAFAKPIDCVCHRALDHAILTAPKRIPPAVRKKLSVLIDRALTPQKGAR
- the miaA gene encoding tRNA (adenosine(37)-N6)-dimethylallyltransferase MiaA translates to MARRHRPLVVLLGPTAVGKSRVAIQVAKYLNTEILTADSRQVYRGMDIGTDKPTVEDRQVVPHQLLDLASPDETFNTGWYRRAALEHIERLYVANRLPFVVGGTGLYIRTLVRGLCPAPQADPIVRAALKELKEQAGRQGLYAELTRVDPAAAARLHPNDESKVMRALEVFRLSGRLMSEMQDEHRFQEESFSPLLIGLQRTTETLYRRIDERIDWQLAHGMVEETRSLLERGYGRELGAMKGLGYRHIGAYLANECDEVEMVRLFKRDTRRFAKRQMTWFRKEPGVEWFLIDEGEAFEQVGRRVITRIEQFLHGHEAPKHSLA